From the Hylaeus volcanicus isolate JK05 chromosome 4, UHH_iyHylVolc1.0_haploid, whole genome shotgun sequence genome, one window contains:
- the LOC128875974 gene encoding phospholipase B1, membrane-associated-like: MKTVHLLLILTIALPIRGSLMDLVRNVFHMGRIDVDTNGIMYPVTYSGRRSQPQVSDYFPFPCNVQFGRSPSVPDSVHRLRPGDIDIVGGLGDSLIAGSGALEEFAIGTFIEARGVSWCVGGEGDWRRFLTVPNLLKVFNPNLTGYSTGTGEFISSKAKLNIAFPVAATEDALQQARILVQRIKSDPTANVKKKWKLITIFFGANDICSAQCYSPTQFSPARYALHLRKALDFLKITLPRTLVNVVPVIDVTVSVRVPRSAMCNILHPLYCACMHKGSRPDIAASKMAYLYQQAVETLIYSGRYDNSPDFTVVLQPFIKLFNAPNADPRKAWPIDPSLVTYDCFHFSQKGHALAANLLWNNMLEPVGNKTDRGLPEIFERILCPTQKAPYIFTNVNSRYFQLTGSQEEIVPR, translated from the exons ATTGACGTCGATACCAATGGGATCATGTATCCTGTGACGTACAGCGGAAGAAGAAGTCAACCTCAAGTTTCAGATTACTTTCCATTTCCCTGTAACGTTCAATTCGGAAG gtCGCCATCTGTTCCTGATAGCGTGCATCGCTTAAGACCAGGAGACATTGATATCGTTGGTGGTCTTGGGGATTCGTTGATCGCAGGAAGTGGCGCTTTGGAAGAGTTTGCAATAGGAACTTTCATAGAAGCCCGCGGTGTCAGTTGGTGCGTAGGTGGTGAAGGAGATTGGAGACGATTCTTAACCGTTCCTAATCTGCTGAAG GTGTTCAATCCGAATTTAACCGGGTACTCGACCGGTACAGGTGAATTCATTTCGTCGAAGGCGAAACTAAACATTGCCTTTCCTGTCGCAGCTACGGAAGATGCGTTGCAACAGGCACGAATTCTCGTTCAAAGAATTAAGAGTGACCCCACAGCAAACGTGAAAAAGAAGTGGAAG CTTATCACGATATTCTTTGGTGCAAATGATATTTGCTCTGCGCAATGCTACAGTCCCACGCAATTTTCACCAGCTCGCTACGCTCTTCACTTGCGAAAAGCGCTAgactttttgaaaataactCTACCTCGTACGCTAGTCAACGTCGTGCCAGTTAtag ATGTTACAGTCTCCGTTAGAGTACCAAGAAGTGCCATGTGCAATATTTTGCATCCACTATACTGCGCTTGCATGCACAAGGGTAGCCGTCCAGACATTGCAGCCTCAAAAATGGCGTATCTTTATCAGCAAGCGGTAGAAACTCTAATCTACTCGGGAAG ATACGACAATTCACCAGATTTTACAGTGGTACTGCAACCGTTTATTAAGCTATTCAATGCTCCAAATGCAGATCCAAGAAAAGCATGGCCAATTGATCCTAGTTTGGTCACGTACGATTGCTTTCACTTCAGTCAAAAGGGTCATGCGTTGG CTGCAAACCTCCTCTGGAACAACATGCTGGAACCAGTCGGAAACAAAACGGATCGGGGTCTTcctgaaatattcgaaaggaTATTGTGCCCAACACAGAAAGCGCCATACATTTTCACGAACGTCAATTCAAGATATTTCCAACTGACAGGCAGCCAGGAAGAAATCGTGCCCAGATAA